The genomic stretch GTCTTTTAATAATTCTAAAAGGCGGGGGGTATTTTCCAATTCTTGATATTGCGGACCGCCGGGCAAAATAATAGCGGCGTATTCTTTATCTTGAAATTGCGCAAACGGGATAAAATTTACAAAATCCAACCCAAAGCGGCCGGTGGCCTGTTCCCCGCGCAAGCTGTACACATCTACCTCTAACCCGCCGCGTCTTAAAATGGCATACGTGCCCACCGTTTCCAACTCTTCAAATCCATTAGTTACTATCATGCATACTTTCATTTGATTCCCTCTTTTATATCTTTGATAAATGGTTTGGAAATAATGGAATAAACACCTACTAAAATTACTTCACGCCAAGGTTTTTCTTTGATAATCTGCCCGGCCAGTACAGGGTACAGGCACAACAAAAGGATTCTTACCCACAGTGCCCCGCCTAAATGGGCCAGTCCGGCCAGTAATAGCCCTAAAATGCCCAATAGAGCCAGTTTTGCGTATTGGTACGGAATAGTGTAGTTTTTTTGCGTAAATCTAAATAATGCACCCGCCATAACCAAATAACTGCATGTCACGGCCCATCCGGCCCCCACAATGCCTAACAGGGGTACCAATAATAAATTGGCCGAAATGCTGGTCAGCGCGCCCAACAAAGTAATCCACACCAGTACGCGGGTTTTTTTCGTGATTACCGGGCCCACCATAAA from Elusimicrobiaceae bacterium encodes the following:
- a CDS encoding polysaccharide biosynthesis C-terminal domain-containing protein; amino-acid sequence: FMVGPVITKKTRVLVWITLLGALTSISANLLLVPLLGIVGAGWAVTCSYLVMAGALFRFTQKNYTIPYQYAKLALLGILGLLLAGLAHLGGALWVRILLLCLYPVLAGQIIKEKPWREVILVGVYSIISKPFIKDIKEGIK